From one Phoenix dactylifera cultivar Barhee BC4 unplaced genomic scaffold, palm_55x_up_171113_PBpolish2nd_filt_p 000343F, whole genome shotgun sequence genomic stretch:
- the LOC103711457 gene encoding cell wall / vacuolar inhibitor of fructosidase 2-like: MASRSVFVFTILLSLVLVSCRPTGSSNTAKKMMIRKACRKTNDFRFCVSTLLKSYQRSTAADPKALTRILAERALSKVDEASAYVEKVFYYHPDMVVKEYLALCLDDYAQAAQKLRQIGDTLASGGDYKEAPKLLREIASHATDCQEAFERKKSQSELNYRPPRPCPLSRQNKIIQLMAEAAAGLLA, encoded by the coding sequence aTGGCATCAAGATCCGTCTTTGTCTTCACAATTCTCTTGTCTCTTGTTCTGGTCTCCTGTCGCCCCACCGGATCATCCAACACCGCCAAAAAGATGATGATCAGGAAGGCATGCAGGAAAACAAACGACTTCAGATTCTGTGTCTCCACTCTTCTTAAGTCCTATCAACGTAGCACTGCTGCAGATCCCAAAGCCCTCACGAGGATCCTCGCCGAGCGCGCGCTCTCTAAGGTCGACGAAGCCAGTGCTTACGTCGAGAAGGTATTCTACTACCATCCAGATATGGTGGTCAAGGAGTACCTTGCGTTATGCCTCGATGATTACGCGCAGGCCGCGCAAAAGCTCAGGCAGATCGGAGACACCTTAGCAAGCGGTGGGGATTACAAGGAGGCGCCCAAGCTCTTGAGGGAGATCGCTAGCCATGCCACTGACTGCCAAGAAGCCTTTGAGAGGAAAAAATCACAAAGTGAACTTAACTATAGGCCTCCCAGGCCGTGTCCTCTCTCCCGGCAGAATAAAATCATTCAACTAATGGCTGAGGCTGCCGCAGGTTTATTAGCGTAG